CCAACGGTTAAAATCATCATGAGTCATTTGATGAGGATCTGCAATAATCCCTGCAAAATACATCGCATCATAATTACCTGTAGTATAAAGCTGGTCGGCAAGAGGCTGATTGATTTTAATTAGTTTGGCGAGGGGCTTCATAGCACCCGTGGCGACACCAAATACAGGTTCCCTAGCTCCGTTAGATATGTATATTTTTTTCGTACGTTCTTTCCCTAACACTTCAAGTTGCTGCATCACTGATTCACTATTCATTACCACACCACTTCCTAAAATTTGGTATATCCTTTCTTGATAGAAATTGGTTTCTACGTAAAAAAAGATGGATAACTAGTTTCCTTAGATTTTTAGTAGTCACTATTTCAACTTCTTCCCACTCATTCAAGATACTCCTTGTTAGAGAAGGAAAAGAAGTTTGTACAAGCAAGGCGTATCTTATCTACTATTGTAAACTTCCTCTACGAAGTATAAACAATTTTATTTAGTGTGGTTTCAATTCCTCGATAACAGGAATATGGACAGCAATTTGAGCAAGAAAAAGCAAAAGCTTATCTTGGTAAGTCTTCACGGGAACTTGGGGAAACCGCAGATAAATTAGGATCTAGAAACTTCGCATTCTAGTGTAAAGATTACTCTTGCTAAAATGAACATAAGAAATGAGCTGGAAAATGTATCTCCTAGCTCGTGTGTTTTGCTGTCCAATTTTCACTAAAGCACCTGTTAGTTTATTATAGACTTATTCTTTAAAAACCGTTGTTTTCAATGTAATTGGTGATTAAACAAGTGTACGTTTTTTGCGATTTTTCACAATTAAAATGATAGAACAAAGCAGACTACCAACGATACTGACTATCACCATGATTTGTGCCTCTAACATAACAATTCCGTATGTTTCAGAATCAGGATTTTGAAGGATATTATCACCAAAGTCGTTTTGCAAAGTATAACCACCTGCATTGAGTCCCCAGTTCAAGTAACCAAACACTACTCCAAGTAAACTACTAATAAGAATGAAGAAAAAATTTGGTATGAAAGAGGTTCTCTCTTTTTTTATAGCCATTTTGTAATTCACTGTCAACAGTAGGAAGGGGGTAAATAGTTCAAATAACATTTCAATTAATGAAATATTACCAGTTTCATTTAGTCTTGTATTTGGTGTTAAGAAAAAAAATAAAGAATGGATAATTACGACAGGTAGTAAATTAATCGATAACAGCTTAAACATTTTCTTTACATCGCCTCTAAGTTGCTTATTTTATTATACTTTAACATAATTCTTCACAATCTATTGATTTTTATTGAATAGGATTCGGTTATGTTCTTAGAAGCAATATTTAGAAAACGAAGTAGAGCACGTTCAATAAAAGTCGTAAGGATTTCCTTCTATTATTTTTAGATAAGTGAACATTAAGATTTGTATTTTTTACATAGTAAAAGCTAACTAGCAAACCAATATACAGTTTTGAAAATTAGTCTATATAAGTGGATAGGATTTACTTAAGCAGATAATGTATTGTAAACTGATTTTATCGACTAATACATATAGAAAAAACCAAATACAAGGGGAAATGAATGTGACAAAAAGGTATGAAAAGGAGTTATCACCAGAGCAAAGTCAAGAATTAATTAGTGTATTGAAAGTCCGTTTTGAGAAAAATATGCCACGTCATAATGATATAAATTGGGCTAAAGTCCAATCAAAGCTGGTCGCTGTCCCTGAAAAAATGTGGTCGCTGAATGAGATGGAAGTAACCGGTGGAGAACCGGACGTTGTTGGGTATGATGAAGCTAGGGATGAATACATTTTTTATGATTGTTCAGCGGAGAGTCCTAAAGGTCGTAGAAGTGTTTGCTACGATCGTGAAGGCCTGGAGTCAAGGAAAAAACATAAACCAGAAAATAATGCGATTGATATGGTAACGGCCATGGGATGTGAACTTTTAACGGAACAACAATATCGAGCTTTGCAGAAACTGGGGGATTATGATTTGAAGACGTCCAGTTGGGTACAAACCCCCGCTGATATTAGAGAACGTGGGGGCGCTCTTTTTTGCGATTTTCGTTTTGGCCACGTATTCTTGTATCATAATGGTGCGGATTCCTACTATGGTGCCAGAGGCTTTCGTTGCTCTCTAAGGGTCTGAATTTTCTATTAGTATCTTGATAAGCATTCCTTCAGTGCGAATAAACAATGGAAAGTAATGACCTAGTTTGTGTTAAAAATTTGGTGCATAAACGTATGAATGTATATGTCTAATGAGAAGGTTGAAAAATGAGAAATTACTGTGTTTTTTTTCTGGTATTTTTATTAATTGGTTGTGAAAATGAACCAAATAATAAAGGATTAAAAGAGCCAGAAGTGCCTAATGTTAATGGAAATTCATATGGTAATATAATGAATGACGGATTTGTCTCTAACCAGGAAAACTTACTAATTTATATGAAATACAATGATTCAAAAATGCCTCTATTTAGCCATAATGATATTATGATCAAACAAGAAGATGGGAAAAATGAGGTAAAACTCACGTCAAAAAGTTTTGGGGATATAAATGTAATGAAGGAATGGATTTACTATACAGTAATGCCAATCTCGGATATACCAATGTTATATCGAGTGAAACTAGATGGAACAGCAAAAGAAAGATTAGTCAAAGGTGCAGAGTATGTTCAAGTGAAAAATGATGGAATTTACTATTACGATACGATTAAGAATGGTATTTATAAAATGAATTTGGATGGGACAAATACAGTTCAAATTTATTCACCAAAACAGGAAGTTACCATGAATTTCTTCGTTGATCGTGAACAGATTTACTTTTATAAACCGATAGATGAATTTGGTGCAGAAGGAAACCTATATAAGATGTCCCAAAACGGAGAAAACATAAAAAAAGTAAATGATGAAGTTTCGTATTCACAGATAATTAGTGATGCAGACGAGAAATATCTCTATTATATAGATGTAGATGAGCACTTGTATAAGATAGATAAACAAACCGGTAAGGAGATAAAAATAACTGATCAAAAGGTTTCGTCCGTTATTGGAGATGAACATTGGATCTATTACTCGAATCCAGGTAATCACTATTATTTATATAAAATGAAAAAGAATGGGGAACAAAATCAATTACTAATCGATCAAGAAGTATCAGACTTAAATGTAATCGATAATAGAATTTACTACAAAATAGAAGGAAATGAAGACGTCTTCCAAGTTAAAACAGATGGGACAGAAAATAGATTATTTTCTAAGCACAAGTAAAGTAAGGCTCTTGTTTAATGTTCCAATAACTAAACTCTCTCGTGCAACATATATTCTGTGTTGATTTTTTCGGTATAAGTGTCCTTTTAGTTATATAATTAGATGATTGATTACATAGAGGAGTTGAAAAGAAGTATGTTTACAAGAAACAAAGTATTATTTCTTGTCATTAGTGTAATGGCGATTTCTTTTGTTTTGGCAGGATGTGGTTCTGCAAAACAAGAGGAGAATAAGGACAATAAAAACAGCGCTAAAACGGACTATTCTACAAAAGTGAAAGAGAATCCGATTGTGACGATTACAATGGATAATGATGAGAAGGTAGTTATCGAATTAGAGCCTTCAGTAGCGCCCAATACTGTAGCGAATTTTATTTCTTTAGTTGAAAAAGGCTTCTATGATGGTCTTATTTTTCATCGTGTTATCCCTGACTTTATGGTTCAAGGAGGAGATCCTTCAGGAACTGGAACAGGTGGACCAGAGTATTCGATTAAAGGCGAATTTTCTTCAAATGATTTCGAGAACACCCTGAAACACGAACGTGGTGTTATCTCGATGGCACGTTCTAGTGACCCAGATTCTGCAGGATCACAATTTTTCATTATGGTAAAAGAAACAACAGATCTTGATGGAGAGTATGCTGCATTTGGGAAAGTACTTGAGGGAATGGAAACGGTAGATGCTATCGTTGGTGTAGATCGAGATAGCGCAGATAAACCAGTTGAAGAGCAGAAAATGAAAAAGGTTGAAGTGGATACAAAGGGCTTCGACTACCCAGATCCTGAAGTGCAAAAATAGGGATGTCGGTGAAACTAATCTTAGCCCTATAAAAAAAATTAAAGCCGGTTTCCATTTTTGGAGATCGGCTTTTATAAACTCTGCATTTCGATGAACCGATTTACTTTTCTGCTAATTCTAGGGTTTGTTCATAAGTAGCCGGATTGTTGAAGTCTTCTTTATCTATTTTTAGACTGTTACAAGCATATTCTAAATGTTCAAGCCAACAGTAATCTTTTTCTGTTAACGCTTGTTCACATTCTCTTTCTATATATGAAACACTTATCTTTTTCCCTATGTCCCTAAAAATTTCTATCGCCTCTAATGAACCAGGCCAATTTCTATCTTGTAATAGTCTTGCTAATTTAGGTAAAGCTTTTTTATTTCTTGGATAACCGATTTCTTTTAAAACAGTCACGCCATTTTGCCAACAATTTTGTCCATACTTTGGATTAATCAAATCAACTTTATCAGGTGAAAGTTGAATTAGGGTTGCCATGGCCCGCTGTTGGATATCTTCTGGAAGTAACCAATTTAAGTTGTAGACATGATAAATAATCTCTTCATCTTCAATCTCAATATATTCCATATAAAATCACCTTCCACATTGAAGTTACTTGGGGTAATGAAAGTTGTCCTAGGGTGTTTTTTCCCTAAGGGAATAAAAGTTTAATAGATTTTGATTAGTATATTACTTTATTATTAGTACCTTGTATAATGAAAATAGTTAGAATTGTTCAATTTTGAGTGTTTATCTACTGTACATAAAGGATGATGTGAGAATGAACTATAATCGTGAAAAAGTAACCCTTCAAACAGAAAGGCTCCTCCTTAGATTATTTCAAACAGGCGATGCGGAAACAGTCGTAACGCTGTGCCATAACTATAATCTTTATAAAAATACCTTGTATCTGCCTTATCCGTATACTTTAAATGATGCTCTAGCATGGATAGAACATCATCATGATCATTTTATGGCGGATAAATCGTATGAGTTTGCGGTAACAGACAAGGAAACCGGTGAATTATATGGAGCCATTGCCTTATCGAATAATAAACGTTTTAACCAAGGAGAGATTGCTTATTGGATTGGCGAGCAATATTGGGGAAATGGTTATGCGACAGAGGCAGCGCAGTCAATATTACGATTTGCTTTTGAAGAAAAGAAGCTGCACAAAGTGTTTGCCCGCTATTTTTCATCGAACCCGGCTTCAGGACAAGTGATGAAGAAGGTTGGTATGAAGCAAGAGGGGATATTAAAGGATCATGTCATAAAAGAAGGTACATATAAGGATTTGATATACTACGGAATAATTAATGAGAAGGGGTAAAGAATGTCTGATATCGGGCATGGGTCACGAGTTACAGTCTGATTTTAAGCCCAATGCGTGTTTAAAAAACTTACCAATTGGTTCGTAAACTAAGGCTGTCATAATTATTGGCAGCCTTAGTTTTTATTTTGTCCTTCACTAATTAGTTACACCTACAATATATCCAAAATTTACTTGACAAATTATTAAGAAAATATAATAATCATATAGTTAAGTATAATTGAGAACGATTATTATTATCATTATTTGGGAGGAGATAATAGTAAAATGCGCATGCAAGTTAGTAATGTTGAAGTTGGTTACGACAGAAAAGTAATTGTAAATGGGTTAACAATTGAGATTCCTGATGGGCAAATTACTACCATTATCGGATCGAATGGATGTGGGAAATCAACTTTATTAAAGGCGATGACAAGAATTATTCCTTATCAGAAGGGGCAAGTTTTCCTTGATGGAGCTGAAATACAAAAGAAAAATACAAAAGAGCTGGCAAAGGAACTATCCATACTGCCGCAGACACAAGATAGTGCTGTTGGGCTTTTAGTTGAAGAATTGGTTTCTTATGGACGGTTTCCTTATCAATCAGGTTTCGGAAACTTAAAAAAAGAAGATAAAAAAATCATTGATTGGGCTATGAAGTCTACTAATACATATGAGTTTAAAGATCATTTTGTGGATGAGCTTTCTGGTGGACAAAAACAACGGGTTTGGATTGCTATGGCTCTTGCACAAAATACAGACATCATTTTTTTAGATGAGCCTACAACCTATTTGGATATGGCACATCAACTCGAAGTTTTAGAGCTTTTACAAAAATTAAATGAACAAGA
The Peribacillus sp. FSL H8-0477 genome window above contains:
- a CDS encoding ABC transporter ATP-binding protein gives rise to the protein MRMQVSNVEVGYDRKVIVNGLTIEIPDGQITTIIGSNGCGKSTLLKAMTRIIPYQKGQVFLDGAEIQKKNTKELAKELSILPQTQDSAVGLLVEELVSYGRFPYQSGFGNLKKEDKKIIDWAMKSTNTYEFKDHFVDELSGGQKQRVWIAMALAQNTDIIFLDEPTTYLDMAHQLEVLELLQKLNEQENRTIVMVLHDLNHAARFSQFMLALDNGNLVKAGTPEEVMTPEVLKRVFKIDAVISKDPRTFKPICTTYDLVKGEL
- a CDS encoding peptidylprolyl isomerase — encoded protein: MFTRNKVLFLVISVMAISFVLAGCGSAKQEENKDNKNSAKTDYSTKVKENPIVTITMDNDEKVVIELEPSVAPNTVANFISLVEKGFYDGLIFHRVIPDFMVQGGDPSGTGTGGPEYSIKGEFSSNDFENTLKHERGVISMARSSDPDSAGSQFFIMVKETTDLDGEYAAFGKVLEGMETVDAIVGVDRDSADKPVEEQKMKKVEVDTKGFDYPDPEVQK
- a CDS encoding DUF4256 domain-containing protein, whose amino-acid sequence is MNVTKRYEKELSPEQSQELISVLKVRFEKNMPRHNDINWAKVQSKLVAVPEKMWSLNEMEVTGGEPDVVGYDEARDEYIFYDCSAESPKGRRSVCYDREGLESRKKHKPENNAIDMVTAMGCELLTEQQYRALQKLGDYDLKTSSWVQTPADIRERGGALFCDFRFGHVFLYHNGADSYYGARGFRCSLRV
- a CDS encoding GNAT family N-acetyltransferase codes for the protein MNYNREKVTLQTERLLLRLFQTGDAETVVTLCHNYNLYKNTLYLPYPYTLNDALAWIEHHHDHFMADKSYEFAVTDKETGELYGAIALSNNKRFNQGEIAYWIGEQYWGNGYATEAAQSILRFAFEEKKLHKVFARYFSSNPASGQVMKKVGMKQEGILKDHVIKEGTYKDLIYYGIINEKG
- a CDS encoding DUF5050 domain-containing protein — encoded protein: MRNYCVFFLVFLLIGCENEPNNKGLKEPEVPNVNGNSYGNIMNDGFVSNQENLLIYMKYNDSKMPLFSHNDIMIKQEDGKNEVKLTSKSFGDINVMKEWIYYTVMPISDIPMLYRVKLDGTAKERLVKGAEYVQVKNDGIYYYDTIKNGIYKMNLDGTNTVQIYSPKQEVTMNFFVDREQIYFYKPIDEFGAEGNLYKMSQNGENIKKVNDEVSYSQIISDADEKYLYYIDVDEHLYKIDKQTGKEIKITDQKVSSVIGDEHWIYYSNPGNHYYLYKMKKNGEQNQLLIDQEVSDLNVIDNRIYYKIEGNEDVFQVKTDGTENRLFSKHK